CCGAGGGTCTTGATGTCGATCTCGATGTCGAAGTGACCGGAGTTGCAGATGATCGCGCCGTCCCTCATGGAGCGCAGGTGCTCCTGGCGGATGACGTGCATGTCGCCGGTGAGGGTGATGAAGAGGTCGCCGACCTTGGCGGCGTTCTTCATGGGCATCACGTCGAAGCCGTCCATGGAGGCTTCGAGGGCGCGCACGGGGTCCACCTCGGTGACGATGACCTTGGCGCCCATGCCGCGGGCGCGCGAGGCGACGCCGCGGCCGCACCAGCCGTAGCCGGCCACCACCACGCGTTTGCCGGCGAGCAGCACGTCGGTGGCGCGGATGATGCCGTCGATGGTGGACTGGCCGGTGCCGTAGCGGTTGTCGAACAGGTGCTTGGTGGCGGCGTCGTTGACCGCGATGACGGGGATCTTGAGTGCTCCGTCGGCCTCCAGCGCGCGCAGCCGAATGACTCCGGTGGTGGTCTCCTCCATGGACGCCAGCATGTCGGGCACGAGGCTGTCGTATTCCTGGTGCAGCATGGACACGAGGTCGGCGCCGTCGTCCATGGTGATGACCGGACCGTGGTCGAGGGCGGCCCTCAGATGGCGGTAGTAGGTGTCGTGGTCCTCGCCGCGGATGGAGTACACGGACAGGTTCTCGTGCTTCACCAGCGCGGCGGCCACGTCATCCTGTGTCGACAAGGGATTCGACGCGCACAGGACGACGTCGGCGCCGCCCGCCTTGAGCGTCCGCACCAGGTTGGCGGTTTCCGCGGTCACGTGCAGGCATGCGGAGAAGCGCAGGCCCTTGAACGGCTTCTCCTTCTCGAAGCGCGCGCGCACGTCCCGCAGCACGGGCATTTCCTGATCGGCCCAAAGGACTCGTTTCCAGCCGTCCGCGGCCAGGCTCGGGTCCGCGATGTCGCATTTCACTTTTGCCATGATGATCTCCGTCGGCACGCTGAACACTCAGGGGCGGTTTCTGAAACGCCCCCGAGGCGTGCATGGTTGGCCACGGAGAGACGACCCGCGGTCGCCCCTCCGGGTCGCCGCTCGCGGGCGACGACAAGATGTTTCGGCGTAGGTTCGGAAGGCCTGCCTATGGGACAGGACACTAACCCTTGATCGCGCCGCTCAGCCGCGCCGCCCGGTCCGCCCGCTCCCAGGTGAAGAAGCCGTCTTCAGGCTTGCGCCCGAAGTGGCCGTAGGCGGCGGACTTCTGGTAGATGGGCGCGCGCAGATTGAGGGCGTCGATGATGCCCTTGGGGGTGAGCTCGAAGTTCTCGCGCACGAGCTTGACGATCTCGGCGTCCGGGACCACGCCCGTGCCGAACGTGTCGATGGCGATGGACACGGGCTCGGCCACCCCGATGACGTAGGCGAGCTGGATCTCGCAGCGGCGCGCGAGCTTGGCCGCGACGACGTTCTTGGCCACGTAGCGGGCCACGTACGCCGCGCTGCGGTCCACCTTGGAGGGGTCCTTGCCCGAGAAGGCGCCGCCGCCGTGGCGTCCCATGCCGCCGTAGGTGTCCACGATGATCTTGCGGCCGGTGAGGCCGGCATCGGCCTGGGGACCGCCGATCTCGAAGCTGCCGGTGGGGTTGACGAGAAACTCCGTATCCGCGTCGAGGTATTGGGACGGCACGACCGCGCGGATGACGCTGTCGATGATGGTTCCCCGGAGCTTGTCGTAGGGCACCTCGGGCGTGTGCTGGGTGGACACCACCACGTTGGTGACGCGATGGGGCCGGCCGTCGCGGTACTCGACGCTCACCTGGGACTTGGAGTCCGGCCGCAGGAACGGCGCCTCGCCGGATTTGCGGATCTTGGCCAGATAGCCGACGAGCTCGTGGGCGAGTTGGATCGGCAGCGGCATCAACTCGTCGGTCTCGTCACACGCGTAGCCGAACATCATGCCCTGGTCGCCGGCGCCCTGCTCCTTGAAAAGACCCTCGCCCTCGGTAACGCCC
The sequence above is drawn from the Deltaproteobacteria bacterium genome and encodes:
- the ahcY gene encoding adenosylhomocysteinase, which translates into the protein MKCDIADPSLAADGWKRVLWADQEMPVLRDVRARFEKEKPFKGLRFSACLHVTAETANLVRTLKAGGADVVLCASNPLSTQDDVAAALVKHENLSVYSIRGEDHDTYYRHLRAALDHGPVITMDDGADLVSMLHQEYDSLVPDMLASMEETTTGVIRLRALEADGALKIPVIAVNDAATKHLFDNRYGTGQSTIDGIIRATDVLLAGKRVVVAGYGWCGRGVASRARGMGAKVIVTEVDPVRALEASMDGFDVMPMKNAAKVGDLFITLTGDMHVIRQEHLRSMRDGAIICNSGHFDIEIDIKTLGEMAEKCQKDVRNHVDCYTLPGGKRLFLIGEGRLVNLAAAEGHPASVMDMSFATQALASEWAVQQRGTLSPQVYDVPQSLEEWVAGIKLGTMGIQIDKLTREQKIYLSSWDMGT
- the metK gene encoding methionine adenosyltransferase is translated as MTNKDFVFTSESVSEGHPDKMCDQISDAVLDAHLALDPNSRVACETLVKNDLIVIAGEITSKGKVDYESLARRVALDIGYDDPAKGFDGNTCEVLVRLVSQSPNISQGVTEGEGLFKEQGAGDQGMMFGYACDETDELMPLPIQLAHELVGYLAKIRKSGEAPFLRPDSKSQVSVEYRDGRPHRVTNVVVSTQHTPEVPYDKLRGTIIDSVIRAVVPSQYLDADTEFLVNPTGSFEIGGPQADAGLTGRKIIVDTYGGMGRHGGGAFSGKDPSKVDRSAAYVARYVAKNVVAAKLARRCEIQLAYVIGVAEPVSIAIDTFGTGVVPDAEIVKLVRENFELTPKGIIDALNLRAPIYQKSAAYGHFGRKPEDGFFTWERADRAARLSGAIKG